From the genome of Neomonachus schauinslandi chromosome 1, ASM220157v2, whole genome shotgun sequence:
ATTGCCAGTCAGGTCAGGTGGTTTGAGGACTATGTCATACAGCACAAGAAGGAGCTGTGGCCACCTGAGAAGGAGGACCAGCTTGGAGAGCTAGAAGAATTCAGACAGGATATGAAGTAGCAGGAGAAGAAGCTCTTTTGCACTGCCCAGCAGAGCTCCTGAGGCCTCCAAGTGCCCCTCTACCTGGGAAatcacgcgcgcgcacacacacacacacacacacacacacactcacacacttcctttggggaaaaaaaaaggaggaaacagTGAGAAGGTGTTTATCTCCAAGTCAgtaagagagctctcaccaggaactgaatcaactggcaccttgatctgggacttctagcttccagaactgtgagaaaataaatttctgttgtttaagccacccagcctatggcATTTTATTACGGCAGCCTGAACAGACTCAT
Proteins encoded in this window:
- the LOC110582697 gene encoding protein PET100 homolog, mitochondrial-like, with the protein product MGVKLEVFQMTHYLTFPVAMFWIASQVRWFEDYVIQHKKELWPPEKEDQLGELEEFRQDMK